In Daucus carota subsp. sativus chromosome 4, DH1 v3.0, whole genome shotgun sequence, one DNA window encodes the following:
- the LOC108218299 gene encoding wound-induced protein 1, whose amino-acid sequence MEMDAMSPVSDLERANRATVEGLYKALANGDTKKAARVVGKDLEWWFHGPQKCHHMMKVLTGESPYNEFIFDPRSISVIDDLVVVEGWEGPKVYWVHVWTVKNGTISQFREYFNTWLTITELRPLSWLSRHHGSTLWQSQPRDLFKRSLPALMLAM is encoded by the coding sequence ATGGAGATGGATGCTATGTCGCCCGTATCCGACTTAGAGAGAGCAAACAGGGCGACCGTCGAAGGCCTCTACAAGGCCTTGGCCAACGGCGACACAAAAAAGGCCGCACGAGTCGTGGGAAAAGACCTCGAATGGTGGTTCCACGGGCCACAAAAATGCCACCACATGATGAAGGTCCTCACGGGAGAATCACCCTACAATGAGTTCATCTTTGATCCACGCAGCATTAGCGTCATTGACGATCTCGTTGTGGTGGAAGGCTGGGAAGGCCCTAAGGTCTATTGGGTGCATGTGTGGACCGTGAAGAATGGAACCATTTCGCAGTTCAGGGAGTATTTCAACACTTGGCTCACAATCACAGAGTTGAGACCATTGAGTTGGCTCTCTAGGCACCATGGCTCCACATTGTGGCAGAGCCAGCCTAGAGATCTCTTCAAAAGATCCTTGCCAGCACTTATGCTTGCCATGTGA